A genomic window from Rhea pennata isolate bPtePen1 chromosome 12, bPtePen1.pri, whole genome shotgun sequence includes:
- the LOC134145917 gene encoding sodium-coupled neutral amino acid transporter 3-like: protein MLPALTMGRVIYKKFQIPCPLPAQEVNGTGSLNYTLVTTSNYRNGYTVLQPSEEGTCSPSFFTLNSQTAYTIPIMAFAFVCHPEVLPIYTELKNPSKKKMQCISNISITVMYLMYFLAALFGYLTFYGRVESELLHTYNKVDPFDVLILCVRVAVLTAVTLTVPIVLFPVRRAIQQMLFQGKDFSWVRHIIIAVILLTFINLLVIFAPSILGIFGMIGATSAPCLIFIFPAIFYMRIMPKDKEPLRSPPKILAGCFALLGVLFMIMSLSFIIIDWATGGGKSGGSH from the exons ATGTTGCCTGCACTCACAATGGGCAGG GTCATCTACAAGAAGTTTCAGATCCCCTGTCCTCTCCCTGCACAAGAGGTGAATGGCACAGGCAGCCTCAACTACACCCTGGTCACCACCAGCAACTACCGGAACGGCTACACCGTCCTCCAGCCCTCCGAGGAGGGTACTTGCTCCCCCAGCTTCTTCACCCTCAACTCCCAG ACGGCGTACACCATCCCCATCATGGCCTTCGCCTTTGTGTGCCACCCTGAGGTCCTGCCCATCTACACCGAGCTGAAGAA cccctccaagAAGAAGATGCAGTGCATTTCCAACATCTCCATCACGGTCATGTACCTGATGTACTTCCTGGCTGCACTCTTTGGCTACCTCACTTTCTACG GCCGTGTGGAGTCGGAGCTGCTGCACACGTACAACAAGGTGGACCCCTTTGATGTGCTGATCCTGTGCGTGCGGGTGGCCGTGCTGACGGCCGTGACGCTCACTGTCCCCATTGTCCTCTTCCCG GTGCGCCGGGCCATCCAGCAGATGCTCTTCCAAGGCAAGGACTTCAGCTGGGTCCGTCACATCATCATTGCTGTGATCCTGCTAACCTTCATCAACCTGCTGGTCATCTTTGCTCCCTCCATCCTTGGCATCTTCGGCATGATCG GTGCCACATCCGCTCCCTGCCTCATCTTCATCTTCCCCGCCATCTTCTACATGCGCATCATGCCCAAGGACAAGGAGCCACTGCGCTCCCCTCCCAAGATCCTG GCAGGCTGCTTTGCCCTCCTTGGGGTGCTCTTCATGATCATGAGCTTGAGCTTCATCATCATCGACTGGGCCACAGGAGGCGGGAAGAGCGGAGGCAGCCACTAG
- the LOC134145754 gene encoding sodium-coupled neutral amino acid transporter 3-like isoform X1 yields MDATEVPIQAEMVELVPNGKHAAVLSASAIASLTGDRFDENQSSTAELEEFLPHGAEKKQTHFTDFEGKTSFGMSVFNLSNAIMGSGILGLAYAMANTGIILFLFLLTAVALLSSYSIHLLLKSSGIVGIRAYEQLGYRAFGTPGKLAAAIAITLQNIGAMSSYLYIVKSEVPLVIQTFLNLQEKTTDWYVNGNYLVILVSVTIILPLALMKQLGYLGYASGFSLSCMVFFLISVIYKKFQIPCPLPAQEVNGTGSLNYTLVTTSNYRNGYTVLQPSEEGTCSPSFFTLNSQTAYTIPIMAFAFVCHPEVLPIYTELKNPSKKKMQCISNISITVMYLMYFLAALFGYLTFYGRVESELLHTYNKVDPFDVLILCVRVAVLTAVTLTVPIVLFPVRRAIQQMLFQGKDFSWVRHIIIAVILLTFINLLVIFAPSILGIFGMIGATSAPCLIFIFPAIFYMRIMPKDKEPLRSPPKILAGCFALLGVLFMIMSLSFIIIDWATGGGKSGGSH; encoded by the exons ATGGATGCCACAGAGGTGCCCATCCAGGCCGAGATGGTGGAGCTAGTGCCCAACGGGAAGCATGCTGCAGTGCTCAGCGCATCTGCCATTGCCTCGCTGACGGGTGACAG GTTTGATGAGAACCAGtccagcacagcagagctggaggagtTTCTGCCCCATGGTGCTGAGAAGAAGCAGACACACTTCACAGAT TTCGAAGGGAAGACGTCTTTTGGGATGTCCGTGTTCAATCTCAGCAACGCCATTATGGGCAGCGGGATCCTGGGGCTGGCATATGCCATGGCCAACACAGGCATCATCCTCTTCCT CTTCCTCCTGACTGCTGTGGCCCTACTCTCCAGCTACTCCATCCATCTGTTGCTGAAATCCTCAGGCATCGTGG GGATCCGTGCTTATGAACAGCTGGGCTACCGAGCCTTCGGCACACCAGGGAAGCTGGCCGCAGCCATTGCCATAACACTGCAGAATATTGGAG ccatGTCCAGCTACCTGTACATCGTCAAATCTGAAGTGCCTCTTGTCATCCAGACATTCCTCAACCTGCAGGAGAAGACCAC GGACTGGTACGTGAATGGGAACTATCTGGTGATCCTGGTGTCTGTCACCATTATCCTGCCTCTGGCCCTCATGAAGCAGCTCG gATACCTGGGCTATGCCAGCGGCTTCTCCCTCAGCTGCATGGTCTTCTTCCTCATCTCG GTCATCTACAAGAAGTTTCAGATCCCCTGTCCTCTCCCTGCACAAGAGGTGAATGGCACAGGCAGCCTCAACTACACCCTGGTCACCACCAGCAACTACCGGAACGGCTACACCGTCCTCCAGCCCTCCGAGGAGGGTACTTGCTCCCCCAGCTTCTTCACCCTCAACTCCCAG ACGGCGTACACCATCCCCATCATGGCCTTCGCCTTTGTGTGCCACCCTGAGGTCCTGCCCATCTACACCGAGCTGAAGAA cccctccaagAAGAAGATGCAGTGCATTTCCAACATCTCCATCACGGTCATGTACCTGATGTACTTCCTGGCTGCACTCTTTGGCTACCTCACTTTCTACG GCCGTGTGGAGTCGGAGCTGCTGCACACGTACAACAAGGTGGACCCCTTTGATGTGCTGATCCTGTGCGTGCGGGTGGCCGTGCTGACGGCCGTGACGCTCACTGTCCCCATTGTCCTCTTCCCG GTGCGCCGGGCCATCCAGCAGATGCTCTTCCAAGGCAAGGACTTCAGCTGGGTCCGTCACATCATCATTGCTGTGATCCTGCTAACCTTCATCAACCTGCTGGTCATCTTTGCTCCCTCCATCCTTGGCATCTTCGGCATGATCG GTGCCACATCCGCTCCCTGCCTCATCTTCATCTTCCCCGCCATCTTCTACATGCGCATCATGCCCAAGGACAAGGAGCCACTGCGCTCCCCTCCCAAGATCCTG GCAGGCTGCTTTGCCCTCCTTGGGGTGCTCTTCATGATCATGAGCTTGAGCTTCATCATCATCGACTGGGCCACAGGAGGCGGGAAGAGCGGAGGCAGCCACTAG
- the LOC134145754 gene encoding sodium-coupled neutral amino acid transporter 3-like isoform X2, whose product MDATEVPIQAEMVELVPNGKHAAVLSASAIASLTGDRFDENQSSTAELEEFLPHGAEKKQTHFTDFEGKTSFGMSVFNLSNAIMGSGILGLAYAMANTGIILFLFLLTAVALLSSYSIHLLLKSSGIVGIRAYEQLGYRAFGTPGKLAAAIAITLQNIGAMSSYLYIVKSEVPLVIQTFLNLQEKTTDWYVNGNYLVILVSVTIILPLALMKQLGYLGYASGFSLSCMVFFLISVIYKKFQIPCPLPAQEVNGTGSLNYTLVTTSNYRNGYTVLQPSEEGTCSPSFFTLNSQTAYTIPIMAFAFVCHPEVLPIYTELKNPSKKKMQCISNISITVMYLMYFLAALFGYLTFYGRVESELLHTYNKVDPFDVLILCVRVAVLTAVTLTVPIVLFPVAGLAWGRGLPGQVQAG is encoded by the exons ATGGATGCCACAGAGGTGCCCATCCAGGCCGAGATGGTGGAGCTAGTGCCCAACGGGAAGCATGCTGCAGTGCTCAGCGCATCTGCCATTGCCTCGCTGACGGGTGACAG GTTTGATGAGAACCAGtccagcacagcagagctggaggagtTTCTGCCCCATGGTGCTGAGAAGAAGCAGACACACTTCACAGAT TTCGAAGGGAAGACGTCTTTTGGGATGTCCGTGTTCAATCTCAGCAACGCCATTATGGGCAGCGGGATCCTGGGGCTGGCATATGCCATGGCCAACACAGGCATCATCCTCTTCCT CTTCCTCCTGACTGCTGTGGCCCTACTCTCCAGCTACTCCATCCATCTGTTGCTGAAATCCTCAGGCATCGTGG GGATCCGTGCTTATGAACAGCTGGGCTACCGAGCCTTCGGCACACCAGGGAAGCTGGCCGCAGCCATTGCCATAACACTGCAGAATATTGGAG ccatGTCCAGCTACCTGTACATCGTCAAATCTGAAGTGCCTCTTGTCATCCAGACATTCCTCAACCTGCAGGAGAAGACCAC GGACTGGTACGTGAATGGGAACTATCTGGTGATCCTGGTGTCTGTCACCATTATCCTGCCTCTGGCCCTCATGAAGCAGCTCG gATACCTGGGCTATGCCAGCGGCTTCTCCCTCAGCTGCATGGTCTTCTTCCTCATCTCG GTCATCTACAAGAAGTTTCAGATCCCCTGTCCTCTCCCTGCACAAGAGGTGAATGGCACAGGCAGCCTCAACTACACCCTGGTCACCACCAGCAACTACCGGAACGGCTACACCGTCCTCCAGCCCTCCGAGGAGGGTACTTGCTCCCCCAGCTTCTTCACCCTCAACTCCCAG ACGGCGTACACCATCCCCATCATGGCCTTCGCCTTTGTGTGCCACCCTGAGGTCCTGCCCATCTACACCGAGCTGAAGAA cccctccaagAAGAAGATGCAGTGCATTTCCAACATCTCCATCACGGTCATGTACCTGATGTACTTCCTGGCTGCACTCTTTGGCTACCTCACTTTCTACG GCCGTGTGGAGTCGGAGCTGCTGCACACGTACAACAAGGTGGACCCCTTTGATGTGCTGATCCTGTGCGTGCGGGTGGCCGTGCTGACGGCCGTGACGCTCACTGTCCCCATTGTCCTCTTCCCG GTGGCAGGGCTGGCGTGGGGCAGGGGCCTCCCAGGCCAGGTCCAGGCAGGCTGA